From Triticum urartu cultivar G1812 chromosome 2, Tu2.1, whole genome shotgun sequence, a single genomic window includes:
- the LOC125538745 gene encoding mitochondrial inner membrane protease ATP23-like, protein MAAAAGDGGSVPQKTTRGEAPSASDPPVPRHIMPHEECVAGVRSALKDPTVRFLRERMEKAGCTVWPMLIRAATCASAGGYASREGIEVCCNHMEYPDQITQTITHELIHAYDDCVGKNMDWTNCAHHACSEIRANHLSGNCHYKRELMKGFLKIRGHEPECVKRRSLESVKNNPYCSETAAKDAIEAVWNICYNDTRPFDRAP, encoded by the exons ATGGCGGCCGCCGCGGGTGACGGCGGCAGCGTCCCGCAGAAAACTACCAGAGGGGAGGCACCTTCCGCCTCTGACCCGCCCGTACCCCGGCATATCATGCCGCACGAGGAGTGCGTCGCCGGCGTCCGCTCGGCTCTCAAAG ATCCGACGGTGCGGTTCCTGAGGGAGCGGATGGAGAAAGCCGGGTGCACCGTGTGGCCGATGCTGATCCGGGCGGCCACCTGCGCCTCTGCCGGGGGCTACGCAAGCCGCGAGGGG ATAGAAGTTTGCTGTAATCACATGGAATATCCCGATCAGATAACTCAGACCATAACTCATGAGTTAATACATGCTTATGATGACTGTGTTGGCAAGAACATGGACTGGACGAACTGCGCTCACCATGCTTGCTCTGAG ATTCGAGCTAATCATCTTAGTGGCAATTGCCATTACAAACGTGAACTGATGAAAGGCTTCCTGAAGATAAGGGGGCATGAGCCA GAATGTGTTAAAAGACGTTCGCTGGAATCTGTCAAGAACAACCCTTACTGTTCAGAGACAGCTGCAAAAGATGCAATTGAGGCTGTGTGGAATATATGCTACAACGACACACGCCCGTTTGATAGGGCTCCATGA
- the LOC125538746 gene encoding uncharacterized protein LOC125538746, which produces MRLLGGIVRLVALVLMLVVGSSVHQAVGVGAIRLHDRRTHGEQWAEERMQMRSYMTMDYTRVKRRTPKHN; this is translated from the exons ATGAGGTTGCTAGGTGGGATTGTGAGGCTTGTTGCTCTGGTGTTGATGTTGGTCGTCGGTTCGTCGGTTCACCAGGCGGTGGGAGTTG GTGCTATCAGGCTGCACGACAGAAGGACGCACGGGGAGCAGTGGGCGGAGGAGAGGATGCAGATGAGGTCCTACATGACCATGGACTACACCCGCGTCAAGCGCCGCACGCCCAAGCACAACTGA
- the LOC125533651 gene encoding uncharacterized protein LOC125533651, with amino-acid sequence MAKSTGYAQRPEGMWRIEQRVAAPLLESWLPCSAGRRRSSQEEERQRVAISVLCTTDVQFLLCPRCHRECPDMAKVPPEAAPTLHICPASPPFWSVLSASPFIFLAEMLLTPPSFDREVVAGALDRCSYRVKDDVSFLEAISSLVFRNQ; translated from the exons ATGGCGAAGAGCACGGGCTATGCGCAGAG ACCTGAAGGCATGTGGAGGATAGAGCAGCGGGTagcggcgccgctcctggagtcCTGGTTGCCGTGCAGTGCAGGAAGAAGAAGATCGAGTCAAGAAGAAGAGCGGCAGCGGGTCGCAATTTCTGTTCTATGCACGACGGATGTTCAATTTCTTCTCTGCCCGAGATGCCATCGGGAATGCCCAGATATGGCCAAGGTGCCGCCGGAGGCCGCGCCCACCTTGCACATATGCCCGGCGTCGCCACCGTTTTGGTCTGTCCTGTCAGCGTCGCCATTTATTTTCTTGGCTGAGATGTTGCTGACGCCGCCCAGTTTTGATCGGGAAGTCGTCGCCGGCGCGTTGGACAGATGCAGCTACCGAGTTAAGGATGATGTTTCTTTCCTTGAAGCTATATCTTCGTTGGTGTTCAGAAACCAGTGA